In the Candidatus Mycosynbacter amalyticus genome, one interval contains:
- a CDS encoding bifunctional 5,10-methylenetetrahydrofolate dehydrogenase/5,10-methenyltetrahydrofolate cyclohydrolase, producing MKLLSGSELVDFIKERQAKQVRNLKQAHHIHPTLAIVRCNTQSDVISTYVRLKQAYGDDIGVEVAVYSETPDSLIARIESLNEDDSVHGVIVQLPVTPADLTEGAIEAVMADKDVDGLSSHAQFDPATPTAILWLLAGYNINLEHVAIVGRGRLVGAPLEKMLRNSGVDVMSYDETSADVLPEELRKAKVIITATGQPGVITADMIAQNAVVVDAGTASEGGVIRGDVAHDVRERQDLTITPERGGVGPLTVAALFDNVLLAARRVAESRQN from the coding sequence ATGAAACTACTTTCTGGTTCGGAGCTTGTCGATTTCATCAAAGAGCGCCAAGCAAAGCAAGTGCGCAATCTTAAGCAAGCGCACCACATACATCCAACACTTGCTATTGTACGCTGCAATACCCAGAGTGACGTAATCTCAACATATGTTCGCCTCAAGCAAGCATATGGTGATGATATCGGCGTCGAGGTGGCTGTCTATAGCGAAACGCCAGACTCCCTCATAGCCAGGATTGAATCACTGAATGAGGATGATAGTGTGCACGGTGTCATTGTGCAATTGCCGGTTACGCCGGCAGACCTGACAGAGGGGGCAATAGAGGCGGTTATGGCAGACAAAGACGTCGATGGCTTATCTAGCCACGCGCAGTTTGATCCAGCTACCCCAACTGCGATTTTGTGGCTTCTAGCCGGCTACAATATCAACCTGGAACACGTAGCAATTGTGGGTCGTGGGCGACTTGTGGGTGCGCCACTCGAGAAGATGCTCCGCAACTCTGGCGTAGATGTAATGAGCTACGACGAAACCTCGGCTGACGTTCTCCCCGAGGAACTGCGCAAGGCTAAAGTAATTATCACTGCAACTGGTCAACCGGGTGTGATTACGGCTGACATGATTGCACAAAATGCCGTAGTGGTAGATGCAGGTACTGCCAGCGAAGGTGGAGTAATACGAGGAGATGTAGCGCATGATGTGCGAGAGCGACAAGATCTCACGATCACACCAGAGCGTGGTGGTGTAGGTCCGCTAACGGTGGCGGCACTGTTTGACAATGTGTTGCTAGCCGCGCGCCGTGTGGCCGAGAGCCGTCAAAATTAA
- a CDS encoding response regulator transcription factor: MTKIAIIEDDSAIHQMYRMKFESEGFDVQLAADGRTGVALVKTFRPDLILLDLQMPEVDGLTALRQIRGEEWGKHIPVIILTNLGAEESPKELQSLGISGYIVKADLTPRQVVARVKEVLGS, encoded by the coding sequence ATGACCAAAATTGCCATAATCGAAGACGATTCAGCCATCCATCAAATGTACCGCATGAAGTTTGAAAGCGAAGGCTTCGACGTTCAGCTGGCTGCCGACGGCCGTACAGGTGTGGCACTCGTCAAAACGTTTCGGCCGGATCTTATACTGCTTGACTTGCAGATGCCAGAGGTCGACGGTCTTACAGCACTGCGCCAAATCCGCGGAGAGGAATGGGGGAAACATATTCCTGTCATCATCCTGACGAACCTAGGTGCAGAAGAGTCGCCAAAAGAGCTGCAATCGCTTGGCATTAGTGGTTATATCGTCAAAGCCGACCTCACTCCACGCCAAGTCGTTGCCCGCGTCAAAGAAGTACTTGGCAGTTAA
- a CDS encoding sensor histidine kinase, whose amino-acid sequence MTIYPLVILLLCCALMALAVGAVLLLARRRRSINVWSGVMVLGAGAWSLLMLLFMLQKDPQLAELCAKTYYATAIVMAFGLYNFSLQYPVPWFVSRIERLVSWAIAGLAVLVAVAPQGVVAQASVTGILNAIELNMSWYLLYILIFGGFVAAAFMRLMMSYRHVRRTRAKKYAHQVLMIIYTLAIVVVAGAYFDIILPLLGNYEAIWMGPPFTFAFTGYLLYVLITQGIFDVRAAVARSVGYVAVAAVVVVLYSAIIFGIGGMVFRDAQPDVVQQLFYLGSALALSLSLGPLRTLLDKVTYRFFYHRDYNFNDVLQQFSTVTANEIELNRVIGKSLAVLVDALAPAYVSFYIMSSKGRTHHYVRNLRGRHTPRRYRQQLEIVKDILADLPRTVRVSDITQFETRQVAEDSGAQVIVQLLVKGEQVGVLFFGERQNGLPYSEQDMQLLATTADELALAVQNGLRFDEIKAFNKRLRQEVSTATKELRHSNAQLHKIDEVKDEFLSIASHQLRTPLTSVKGYISLVLDGDAGPVNAQQKHLLNEAFASSQRMVSLIEDFLNMSRLQTGRFALDTRPSDIVAMISDEVNVLRSTAESRELKLNFEKSGRLPKQILIDESKLRQVVMNFIDNAIYYSHEGGTIDVRLGRKAGKLVFTVEDSGIGVPKSAQARLFSKFYRASNARRQRPDGTGVGLYLAKKVISEHGGDIIFSSREGKGSIFGFSLPLAALHADEDKTK is encoded by the coding sequence GTGACGATTTATCCACTGGTGATATTACTGCTCTGCTGCGCACTTATGGCGCTAGCTGTAGGTGCAGTATTACTTTTGGCGCGTCGGCGTCGTTCGATAAATGTCTGGTCTGGCGTGATGGTGCTGGGGGCGGGCGCCTGGAGCCTGCTGATGCTGCTGTTTATGCTCCAAAAAGATCCGCAGCTTGCCGAGCTTTGTGCTAAGACATACTATGCGACCGCGATTGTCATGGCATTTGGCCTCTATAATTTCTCGCTGCAGTATCCAGTGCCATGGTTTGTTAGTCGTATAGAGCGTCTCGTAAGCTGGGCCATAGCCGGCCTAGCTGTGTTAGTTGCGGTGGCACCGCAGGGTGTAGTAGCGCAGGCGTCGGTAACGGGGATATTAAATGCGATTGAGCTGAACATGAGCTGGTATCTTCTATATATCTTGATTTTTGGTGGATTTGTCGCAGCAGCATTCATGCGTTTGATGATGAGTTATCGGCATGTGCGACGAACTCGGGCAAAAAAATACGCTCACCAGGTGCTCATGATTATCTACACACTTGCGATTGTAGTGGTTGCTGGTGCGTACTTCGATATCATACTGCCACTTCTCGGTAATTACGAGGCTATATGGATGGGTCCTCCATTTACGTTTGCGTTTACAGGCTACCTACTTTATGTGCTGATTACACAGGGAATTTTCGATGTACGAGCTGCAGTAGCGCGTTCGGTGGGGTATGTAGCGGTGGCGGCGGTAGTGGTAGTGCTCTACAGTGCAATTATATTTGGCATTGGTGGTATGGTATTTCGAGACGCACAGCCGGATGTTGTACAGCAGCTTTTTTATCTGGGCTCAGCCTTGGCGCTGTCTCTCAGTCTTGGGCCACTGCGGACACTACTCGATAAGGTGACGTATCGTTTCTTTTATCACCGCGATTACAATTTCAACGATGTACTCCAGCAATTTAGCACCGTGACGGCCAACGAAATTGAACTCAACCGAGTTATCGGTAAATCACTTGCTGTGCTGGTAGACGCACTTGCTCCAGCATATGTGTCATTCTATATCATGTCGTCAAAAGGCCGTACACATCACTATGTTCGCAATCTTCGTGGACGACATACACCCAGGCGATATCGTCAGCAGCTGGAGATTGTCAAAGATATTCTAGCCGATTTGCCACGGACAGTACGGGTAAGCGATATCACACAGTTTGAGACGCGTCAGGTGGCAGAAGATTCCGGAGCACAGGTGATCGTGCAATTGCTAGTAAAGGGCGAGCAGGTAGGGGTGCTTTTTTTTGGCGAACGCCAAAACGGTCTACCGTATAGCGAACAGGATATGCAGCTGCTAGCTACGACGGCTGACGAACTTGCGCTCGCCGTGCAAAACGGTCTGCGCTTCGACGAAATAAAAGCGTTTAACAAACGCCTGCGTCAAGAAGTGAGTACTGCCACCAAAGAGTTGCGTCATAGCAACGCTCAGCTGCATAAGATCGACGAAGTAAAAGACGAGTTTCTGAGCATCGCGTCACACCAACTACGTACGCCACTTACGAGCGTGAAAGGCTATATCAGCCTCGTACTTGACGGCGACGCGGGGCCGGTGAACGCACAGCAGAAACACTTACTCAATGAAGCTTTTGCCAGCAGCCAGCGTATGGTAAGTCTTATCGAAGATTTCCTGAATATGTCACGTCTGCAGACGGGGCGATTTGCACTTGATACGCGCCCCAGCGATATTGTAGCTATGATTTCTGATGAGGTAAATGTGCTTCGTTCGACAGCTGAGTCGCGGGAGTTGAAACTTAATTTTGAGAAAAGTGGGAGATTGCCAAAACAAATACTGATTGATGAGAGTAAGCTGCGCCAAGTAGTGATGAATTTCATCGACAACGCTATCTATTATTCGCACGAAGGTGGGACTATCGATGTGCGCCTGGGCCGCAAAGCAGGAAAGCTTGTGTTTACGGTGGAAGATAGCGGTATTGGCGTGCCAAAGAGTGCGCAGGCACGGCTGTTTAGCAAGTTTTATCGAGCGAGCAATGCACGTAGGCAACGACCGGACGGCACAGGTGTGGGGTTGTATTTGGCAAAAAAGGTCATCTCGGAGCATGGTGGTGATATCATCTTTTCGTCGCGCGAGGGCAAAGGCAGCATATTTGGCTTTAGCTTGCCACTTGCTGCGCTACACGCCGACGAAGATAAGACGAAATAA
- a CDS encoding pilus assembly FimT family protein: MRDAQQSNAGFTVVEMLVTVVLAGIFIAFFVQMFRATSAQQSALIRQATANDIARSNLSKFPTVASIAGYTCDTNSSTSANTNNLTINPNAAGTAILSDSQKETDPGTIGTLVQTVRALSPRGCSGSYLPVKIVSTVEYGFTGQRDTVEYATYVF; encoded by the coding sequence ATGAGGGATGCACAACAGAGTAATGCTGGTTTTACGGTGGTCGAGATGCTTGTCACAGTGGTGCTAGCTGGTATTTTTATCGCATTCTTTGTGCAGATGTTTCGTGCAACCTCCGCCCAGCAGTCAGCACTCATACGTCAGGCCACGGCCAACGATATCGCACGCTCCAACCTGAGCAAATTCCCCACTGTTGCCTCCATCGCGGGATACACCTGCGACACCAACTCTAGCACAAGCGCCAACACTAATAACCTGACTATAAATCCAAATGCCGCTGGCACCGCTATCCTGTCTGACAGTCAAAAAGAAACCGACCCGGGCACTATCGGTACACTTGTCCAAACAGTGCGGGCACTTTCGCCACGAGGTTGTAGTGGTAGCTACCTACCTGTCAAAATCGTATCGACAGTCGAATATGGGTTCACCGGCCAGCGTGACACAGTGGAGTATGCCACCTATGTCTTCTAG
- a CDS encoding PulJ/GspJ family protein, which produces MSSRPRQRHGFTVPELLVAITISGIILVGLISLFVGLANNSAAVIKTSDQIRNNNTVISSIESDMRLTKSFRATASLADGDSTASPIQPSGWVFRGIDSNSRILILQTYATTTNSKADERQIVYRDDGLGGCPVGLNPVYNNIIYFLKDDTLYRRTLVEATPPPSTQYCGSTPTDSVATISQKQTCTDGQASGMPSNCREKDVALAKGITQFSIQYYQNPSDSTTLNSVYSMTDTDANTALSGTSSLRIDVTTKGEPTANIADIASYRRLSKGALRVF; this is translated from the coding sequence ATGTCTTCTAGGCCCCGACAGCGACATGGCTTCACTGTACCCGAACTACTTGTTGCTATCACTATCTCGGGAATCATTCTCGTTGGGCTTATATCGCTATTCGTTGGGCTGGCCAACAACAGTGCTGCGGTTATCAAGACATCCGACCAAATTCGTAACAACAACACCGTCATCAGCTCCATCGAAAGTGACATGCGTCTTACCAAATCCTTTCGTGCTACAGCTTCGCTCGCCGACGGCGACTCAACAGCTTCGCCTATACAGCCTAGCGGTTGGGTATTCCGCGGTATCGACAGCAACAGCCGCATACTTATCCTACAAACCTACGCCACCACCACCAATAGCAAGGCAGACGAACGACAGATCGTCTATAGAGACGATGGACTCGGTGGGTGCCCAGTCGGGCTCAATCCGGTCTACAACAATATTATCTATTTCCTAAAGGATGACACACTCTACCGACGTACACTCGTAGAAGCCACGCCTCCCCCTTCTACTCAGTACTGCGGCAGCACCCCAACAGACTCTGTTGCCACTATTTCGCAGAAGCAAACCTGTACCGACGGACAAGCAAGTGGCATGCCCAGCAATTGCCGAGAAAAAGACGTTGCTCTCGCAAAAGGCATAACTCAATTTTCTATCCAGTATTATCAAAACCCCAGTGACAGTACTACACTTAACTCTGTATACAGCATGACAGACACAGATGCCAACACCGCGCTCAGCGGCACTAGTTCACTTCGTATCGATGTCACAACCAAGGGAGAACCGACAGCAAATATTGCAGACATTGCGTCGTATCGTCGCCTCTCGAAAGGAGCACTCCGTGTATTCTAA
- a CDS encoding DUF5684 domain-containing protein: MSGGEVAALTGMTLFFGMLILIAYVLTVVAMWRLFTKAGEAGWKALIPVYNNWVFLRMGDQAGWWSIVSLVPFVGIVGYIFTVIAAYNVGLKLQKEGWWVILYIIVPIIWLYILAFDKSIWKSTTAGTIDSPVSSDSNVAKPAYAPPESAADTDSPEVPATKPPVQL, encoded by the coding sequence ATGTCAGGCGGAGAGGTAGCCGCGCTTACGGGTATGACGCTGTTTTTTGGCATGCTTATCCTGATAGCCTATGTACTCACCGTCGTCGCTATGTGGCGCCTGTTTACAAAAGCCGGTGAAGCGGGCTGGAAAGCGCTGATACCCGTCTACAACAACTGGGTATTCCTCCGGATGGGAGACCAAGCTGGTTGGTGGTCAATCGTCAGTCTCGTACCATTTGTAGGCATTGTCGGCTACATCTTTACTGTGATCGCAGCATACAATGTCGGCCTCAAATTACAAAAAGAAGGCTGGTGGGTAATACTCTATATCATCGTCCCTATCATCTGGCTCTACATACTAGCATTCGACAAATCTATCTGGAAATCGACTACAGCCGGTACTATTGACTCACCGGTTTCTAGCGACAGCAATGTGGCCAAACCAGCATACGCACCACCAGAGTCAGCTGCCGATACAGATTCACCAGAAGTACCCGCTACAAAGCCGCCCGTCCAGCTCTAG